In Megalobrama amblycephala isolate DHTTF-2021 linkage group LG21, ASM1881202v1, whole genome shotgun sequence, the genomic stretch GTGTCATCAGTTCTAAAGTCCTCAAACTCTGCCCTAAGAGAGCTGGActtgagtaacaatgacctacaggattcaggagtgaagcttctttctgatggactgaagagtccaaactgtcGGCTGGAGATACTGAGGTATTAAGAACATATAAGGGATGATGTACAGTCAGCGGGTCATAATATTGAtatgtgtctgtagatgatctgactgtgtgtgtctgtaggttGTCAggctgtatggtgacagaggaaggctgtggttatgtgtcttcagctctgagttcaaacccctcacacctgagagagctggatctgagctacaataATCCAGGACAATCAGGAGTCCAGCTGCTCAACGACAAACTGAATGATCCAAACTACAAACTCAAGTATGTGGGGTACAAGTTAGGAACCCTAATAGTTTAAGTTGGAGCTTTTAACCAAACTTTGCTTTGAaagtaaaatcattattattatcattatcatcatatattattataatccTTATAGAATATATAGATTGGGTTATTAAGAATTTGAAGATGGTAGAGATGCCCACAAAGTGTTATTTATTGGTTACAGAATTACTGAATGCAAATAATTTacaactaaatattaaataacttGCTTTACGATTGTATGCATATATCAATTCCCTTTTAGCTCCTTTGGCTGTTCACTAGGGGCTCAAAAACACTACAGCATATTTCCTGTAAAGCTGTTCACTGGGGCCTGAAGATATAAAGATATAAAAAATCTCCAGACATTGAAACATATGGCTCTGTGAAGCTATATTAGAATTATATGTATTGAGAAATAGACTATACAAATAAGCGTGGCTTGACTATTTATATTAATAGTCTGTAAGTGAATATCTGTTCAAACTACTTACAATTCGTTTTgactgtatgtttgtgtgtcttTTTAGTTTCAATTATGGAGGGCCCTTCAGGATAAAACCAGGACTACGAAAATGTAGGTTCTTTCTCTGACTCACTCTTGCACATTTAATGGAAACAAATGAAGTTAATAAACTGTTTTTATCTGTCGTCTTGTGTTCAGATGCGTGTGATCTcacactggatccaaacacagcacACACTCAACTCATCTTGTATAAGGGGAACAGGAAGATCAAATTTGTAAAAGAACAtcagccgtatcctgatcatccagagagatttgcTGATAATCCTCAGGTTATGTGTCGAGAGTGTCtgactggacgctgttactgggaggttgAATGGGGCTTCAGGGAGGTTGAACAGGGCTCTTGGGCTCGTATAGCAGTGGCCTATAAAGGAATCAGCAGGAAAAAAGGGACTGTTGGTAAGTTTGGATACAATGACAAATCCTGGTGTCTTTTCTGCACTAGTAATGGATTTGTTGTCTGGCACAATAATGTCAGCAAGAACATAATAACCCATGCACCAAAATCTAACagagtaggagtgtatgtggatgtGCCGGCTGGCattctgtccttctacagcgtctctgacacatacacactcacacccttacacacattcaacacaacattcactgaacccctctatgctggttttaaggtttttgagtcCAAACTGTCTCTTTGTCAGATTTAACAAACACATCCTTAAATGCCAAGGTAGATTAGTACAGATGTAATGGAGTACACTAAATATTTCTCTTCACAATTTGCACATGTGTGTCATGCACATTCATTGGGGACAGtactaaaaaagtaattttgttataaaagcatctaaattttaaaaaatcccaTATTTATTCTGGCCAGCATTtgtataaaacagcaaaaaaaaaaaaatatatatatatagtaataataactttaataatTTATGGCTAATAACTTTTGGTTGTAAAATGGTCGGGTAGGGTGTTGTGAAAATCCAAGAATATGCTATAAAAAATGGCCAGTTTTAATAAGTCAATAAGTCATTATACATTTCCAATCCCTCCACCCTgaatttcattaattaattgtCTGCAAGTAGTCATGCCACCACTTTGTTTGTAAAAGCTATGTACAAATCATTGTGgccgttttatttatttacatacataattcattttcatctattttaagtatttatttaatattacttttaatTGTTGGTTAAATTAAGataaataaattctaaaaaaccACATTCCCTCTCATTTGGCCTGATTAGGTGGGCAGATCACTGGATCACAGTGTTTCTCTCACTTCTCTTGGATTAGTAAATGAAAATGTAGTACATTTCAAATTTTACAAATGTTAAAATACcatatttgttaaataataaataaacaaatgtgatTTAAAGAACAAACATGTCTTTATTGAGTTAGCACTGCCATTTTTCTTTCATATACATTAAAGTTTTAGACATGAAATTTGTTTCCTTTTATGTTGCACCTTATATACTGTTGGCCTGTTGTCAGCataaaaaagaaattcatacaaatgTTCTTTTAAATGAACTGACTGTATGCTGTCTGTTTACAGTAAAACTGTTCTGCTAGAAAGGTTTAAAGGGTGAGGGCATCATTTCAGGTTTACGAACACACTGACTCTGAACAGCACTGTCTGATGACAGTCTTTACACTTCTATAGATACTTTGATATGTGAAGAAACTCCAGCAGCTTTCATCTCTTAACTGTCAGATAGCAGACAATCTATTATATataacacacaaatacaaagaACAGAAGATGTTTGGGAATCAGAGAGACGTTCAGCAGCTCTTCACGCTTCAGATGTCAGAGAGTGTTTTGTCAGCATCACAGAGTGAAACCAGAACTGTGATTTGAGCaatgcagattcactgagatCCTCATGTCTCCTGCTTTCTCAGAAATGTGTGTGAGACAAAAGTGAACTTAGCCGGTTCCACTAAATGTACCGTTACtgcagtgttttattgttttgtgtCCTGTATCCATCCACACAGTGCAGTCTGACAAAACCCAGTTCAATGTATATGTATTCAGTTTGCTCATTAATTAATGAACTGTAAGTggctttaaaatcattttatttgatcACTTTTATTTTGTTCCAATGCATCTTTACAGAGAATATGACTCTGGGTACACAATATTATAAGAATAAACAAAGGAAGAGAGTATGAATTTTAACATTAGACATACAGTAAAGTTCACAAAAGTGTTTTAGCACACAAAAGCATTTATATGAACTCTATCAGACTGGATTTTTCATGCTGAATTATAATTTGAATATCTAGTTTCTCTCCGACTGCTGATGATCATGTAGCTCCTCCTTCTGGACAGAGAACGATCAGATACTGTTACATTTGTGTAAGCAAGACATTATGAGCTGATCTATTtctgatgaaaatgaaaatgtaaagttagACTTCAGAAACTGTTTGAACTTTTACAATGTTtcttttaaagtccccctgtagtcaataattttattccttaaaactcatttttgatcaccacaattacatatttaaacatttttatatatctaAAAATTTTATTCAtaccttaaaatagcttgaatgtaactcgcTTGTGTCATTTAGAATACGTGGacccatgaatatgcaaattgtccccgcctccactcactcacaccagctcagagatccactcggtcggACGCACTGTACACAACGTACACAATGGCAGTTGGAAATAATGTTTTAGTTCAGCCATGTTTGAACCAGAAAATGATTTGGAAGAAGTGGAAGAGTGAAATTAAAACAGAACATACTTTGGTTACACTACACACGGCTGTGCAGGAGTGTGGGCGGGACCTTGATGCCAGACTTGGGCTCCAAATGAACATCATCGACACAAGATGTCAACTGTTATTTCTGAGatattttggcttcatttttcTAGGAAGTGGAGACATGTTTTAGAGCCTATGACTAGAACAGTGACATTATAGTACAATATATAGTTCAATATAGTACAGCTGATGCATACTATACAGGTGAGCAGATGAACCCAACATGAAGGCAACACGCCAAAATGGTTaagtgttttctttataataGTTTTATATGTAAAAAATCTTAACGGGTAACAGTTATGggtaatgttgtttatattcTGGGTTCATCTGTTTATCTGTATATAGTCTGCATCATCAATAAACTGTATactgaatttgatcttttagcatcactgttttttgttttcaggTTTTTTCCTCCTCTATATTCTCACCATATATCATACTaaatgagccataaaagccagatgtatcaaatatgatataaaGCACAAATGCAAACTTGTTTATTTTGTCAATAAGctactgtttttcttttttttttccgtctgtGCATGTCAGGCCTTCAGTTCTTAAACAACACTGCGGTTCACCACAAGATGGCATCCTTCCATCAGTTTTGTACTTGCTGTGCACTAATAACTCTTTTTGTATACTGTTAATATTGTGCTGTTTaggtttttatatttatttttcctgtttTGAATTAGTGTTGccaaaactttcatttatattaAACCTAAAATGTGATTCATGAGCTTAGTGAAACATCTATATTTCATTAGAGtgcaaataaattatacattagtAATTAATATGACTGAATTAAGCTGATTGCATTAGGTTgtattacactgtaaaacatttCAGACCTCTGCAactcaaaaacaaaatctaGTGGACAACAAGTGGACAGAGACAATGATGACAATGAAAACATGGTGAAATGTCAGTTCGAACCCATGTGCTCCAAACAAACACAACCACATGACAGACAGGAAAAAACAGACAGATAAGCCCAGGGACATTCATAACTTacctttttaagttttaaatgttcatttatttatttatttatttatttatttatttatttattttttttttttttttttgttcactcAACTATAAAGTTTAGTTGGATGAACTTTATGAAAGTAATATGAACTTATTTTTGTAAGTTTTCAGTACCAACGTTTATGTTCATTTAACTTGATTTTTTAACTTATAATTGACTTATATTTGACTCAGttaagttttatttacttaaaatattcaGTATTTTCAACTTGACAAATAGTTATTTGAACTTAGTTCAATAGTTTTCAATACCAAAGTTCATGTTCATGCAAGCTAATTtgacttattttattaaatcaaccaaataaataattttatttaaattgttctTATGTCAattgtaaataattattttatttcaaatgttttaatcaTTGTTTCATTTGAGGACTTAATGGTTAATCTCAACCAAACAAAATGGTTGAGATCAAACTATTAGTGGTAGTTTTTAGTCTGTTTTACACATTTGATTGGAAGGATTTATgtaattaatggcaaaataatCATGTGCAATTCCAATATTATTTGTCTGCAGATGACAGattatattatagtttaaattttgacactatgtaataatgtttaattcaaAGTCAGAGTACTAGAGGACTCAAACGCAGGATGAATGTTACAGGTTTATTGAGATGACAAGATGCTAGACAAGATATTGAGGAGAGAAGGTGAACACAGTCCAAACAGTAGGAAGGGAATGAGGCACGATGACAGGCAGGAGGTTGGAGAGCAGAGATGGTATGGCAGTGCAAGACAGGAGAGAAACAGCATAGCCCAGGCAGGAACACACTGTTTGAGGAGATAGTCACTCGTGGACTCACAGGCATTGCACAGGTCTGGCTGCTTAGTAGGACGGAAGAGCGGCTGGGGAAGCTCAGCCTGCTAGACAGGACAGGGGGAGACCAGAGACACAGTACCAAGATTTGATAAGACAGGTGGTTAGATGGTTAGGAACAAGGCATGACTACAATGACAAACGGATACAACAAACTCCTACAAAAATGCTATAAGCTTTAGTGAACAAAAGACTAGTACACAGGCATGAGGTTTAACGAACTGGCAAAGACAAGAGGGAAAGAGGACACAATATAAAGGAGGCAAAGAACATGAGGAACAGGTGACAACACTCAGACTAAAGAGAACTCAACAAGAAAGGGAGCAGGGAACATAGGGAACAGATGAACATTCATTACAAAGGAGGACTGGACAACGACTAAACAAGGGGGTGTGGTAACTGGAAATGAGGAGGGAACAAAGGAGCACATGGCAAACACAAACTCAGACACAGCAcaaacaaagacacattaaatGCTGTTAGGGTAGAACCctgacacacacatatatatatatatatatatatatatatatatatatatatatgtgtgtgtatgtataaagtcaagtcagctttatttttattgtgcttTATTCAATACAGATAATTTcaaagctgctttacagcagaattcaactctgtttgcatcattgaatcattattttcctgttgatcactgtaaagctgctttaaaacaatctgtattgtataaagcattataaaaataaaggttactCTAAATTAATGTGCCAAATAATTGGAATGCATGATTATTTTGCCATTAATCACATGATTAttcatgtaaagtgttacaCTTTACTCTTCTAGAGATACTCTGATATGTGAAGAAACTCCAGCAGTTTTCATCTCTTGAATGACAGCACGCTTCAGATGTCAGAGAGTGTTTTGTCAGCATCACAGAGTGAAACCAGAACTGTGATTTGAGCaatgcagattcactgagatCCTCctgttttctcagaattgtgtacGAGACAAAAGTGAACTAGCTGGTTCCTCTAAATGGACCATTACTGCAGTGTTTTAATGtaaatatgcagtgttttgtGTCCTGTATCCATCCACACAGTGCAGTCTGACAAAACCCAGttcaatttttttcattgtcagtttgctCATTAATTAATGAACTGTAAATGGCtttaaattcattttgtttGATTACTTATTTTGTTCCAATCTTTACAGAGAATATGACTCtgttgcatgaaaaagtatgagaaccacttgcagaatctgtgaaaatgtgaataattataacaaaataagagagatacaaaaatgaatgttatttttttcttttcccaagtaagatattttacataaacgaTGTTTacatagtccacaagacaaaaaaatagctgaatttatgaaTATGACccaagtttgtgaaccattgattctcaatactgtgtgtggtcacctgatgatccacgactgtttttttgttttgtgatggttgttcatgagtctcttgtttgttctgagcagttaaactgagctctgttcttcagaaaaaaactccaggtcctgcagattcttcggtttttcagcatcttttgcatatttgaaccctttcaagctgtgactgaatgattttgagattcatcttttcacactgaggacaactgagggactcaaactcaactattaaaaaaggttcaaacattcactgatgctccagaaggaaacacgatgcattagagtcggggggtgaaaactttttgaatttgaagatcaagataaattgtacttaatttttctgcagGGAAACATGCAAATCTTCTTTTGCTTCAGAAGAacagtaataaatgaaaaaaacaaaagatatttcaacaaaataaaaatttggacatcttcatcctgttcaaaagaaaaaaaaattatcggGGATAAGTAAGTAAGTGCACACGCTGCAATATTTGTGGATTGGGGTtggtatatacagtatatagagGTGGTCAAAGGGAATGGGTCTTGTATCACCCATAAGGGCTTTATTTTGcaatgataactgcaaaataaatattattataactattataaagatattttttatttaaatggtaCTTGCAGTaacacattaaataatgtacatttaattTCTAAACAAATGCTACTTATTCAGAATAGCTTGTGTTTTACTGTGACACACTGCAAATGTGAGCagggttaaaaacaaacaaacaagataaatgtaaatgagaAGAACTGCTTCATGAAACTCCTCCTTGAATTCTGAGTAAAGCAGGTGTAACGGATCAGATAAAACTGAAAGCAGAAActtactgcagctttaaatcgGCAAGGAAAGAAGCTGAACAAATCAATATTAACCAGCAGGATATTTCTCCTGGTAAGAACATATTTAAAGTTACACAAGATGCTGGTTAGACAGTTTAAAGCAATTATGAATATGTTTCTGAACTGAAATGTACCTgcttgattcacatatatgtgACCTGTCCTGACATCATATACAGACTGTATTCAGTGAATACACTTTTGCTAGCCTACTTTgcttttgaaaaatataaataatatatttttcaataaattattattattattatttacattcaGAACATGTTTTCTATATTACATTGagattgtatttgtttttaaagttcAGAAATATCTTTAAAACGAATCTAGAACAACTTTGACCAACTTTGTATGGATGAAGGATGTGAATTTTCCTCATTCATAAAGTATTTGTATTGGCAGGACTAATAGCTTTCTGGATAGAAAGAAGAGTGACACTGCTTCTAAAATGAGTCTCGATGAGAAAACAGAAGGATGTTCTCAGTCCCGGAGATCTCCAGATCCCAGCTGTGTGTCCGTGAGGAGTGACAGATCAATGCATTATCCTGTTGACCTCAGTGATAAACCACCGACCACTGATCCTATGTGAGTATAAACACACTCCATCAAGTTAGCTTTTAACTGTTAATGTGTGAagattaattacaaaatatacacAAAAGAATTAGattttctaaattaaaaaaaaaaatctttttttgctTAAATAACAAATCCATGGGAGAGGCGAAATTATATCTAGTGACACTAATATATAGCCTTATAATGTGAgaattaataacaaatatttgagTCATTAGATGAAGATGGACTTCTACACATTAAAAACTCAACCATCAATTTCATGTAATTCTTTAACCCTCACCATCATTTaacctatgttttttttttttttttttttgcgactTTTTGTCATTTAGGGTcatgaacatgcatgcaaagtttCAACATGCTGATGTGTTTTGACATATACACACAATATTATGGTTACATTGGCGATGTTCACGGGTCAATATGACCCGCATATTTTAATGTTCTAAGGCAACTGTACAGATCCAGAGCATGTGTTATAGTTTGGCACCACATCACGCATGAAGACTCAATTGCTATTTAATTATCTATTGCTCTgtcatttcttttgaaaatcaGTTACCTAATATGACAACTAGAGTCTGaaagctttcaaatgacataTTGTTTGTCAAGATTACTTTAGGTTTAGACTAGgatattattgttataattgtatAATGGTAAATGGCCCACGTGTGGGGGAGGGGCAGCTTTAAAAATAGtggttaaaaacattttttatgaatcataaattcagatatgtattctttgtaatgtgtaaaaatgactgatattaaaagttaattatttgTACTTggttgatttttcttttttttttcatagtgtgATTTTTGGGGAATTGTATTGAATCCAGTTAGGGTCAATTTGACCTTACAGGGAGTCGTCAGAAATCGAACAGTGCATGAGGGTTAAATGTGCAGGTTATTATATGCCTACAGTAGGCTATATCATTAATCTACAGCAGGTATATGTAAGCAGAGGTGGAAAATATAACTATGTGTTAATGTTGATTTTAGTTTTCACTGTAACGGTACTATTAGTGGTTGAAATACTGTAAATCATGACACTGTTAGGCTTTGAACACAAATATGACAcccatgctggcaaaatgaTTTGGAATGCACACAGGCTAATTttgagctacaggcaaaacaagtgaattatttcaaatgtttcagcCATGTTTCATTGAGATctttttcattcaaattaatttatattcCAAATAATAGTTGATCTGATGTCAGCCACTGAAACATCAGctgaaaacaattaaattaaatctctcaagatctcagcagatagatatataatattttaagtcACAATTTTGGTGAAtagcatttcctttagttgtGCTCTTGATCCTTGAATCTTccaattaactttttttgtttgtttgtttgtttctttaacaccatgtttaaaaaaacacttgtgtTAAAATAAAGCCAGAAAACAGATGCTTGCTACATATTAAAGATATTAGCATCATAAAGTGATTTGCTTCACTGATCTAAAAAAAACTCACCAATGATTTTTAGGGTTTAGTGTTTTTAGTGCTTCTAAACTTTCTACTGATCTTGTGATACTGCAGTATTTGCTCCAGCAGTGTCATGACAATCTgatcatttgaatatttttttaaaaaaacatgctgGACAGTAAATTTTGGGCTACAGCATCATTCAGACACACACTAACATCAAGAATCAGAGTATGAATCTCAGCAAAGGTGACAATCAGCAAAAAGCTTCATactgcagtgcattctgggtgcacCTATTAAAACTTGTCCTTGGCTCCCaacatgcattgcagcatgaattTTAGTAGTtgttttgtcaccattgttgaggtttgtATGATGAGTGTGAAAGTGTGTCTAAATGCCCTATTTAAAATTATTGCATAAAATATGATTCATATATTCTCAGTTTATGTCAGTGTTAATGCACTAGTGCTTCCAGCTAAATTTGtttagaaaatattttcataattcaacagtgcttcaaccttattattactgtatttacattGAAACAGTCATCTAAACAGTAATTTAAATCATTGAACAACAAGCATTTGAATGTCGTAAAAGCAGCTGATTACTTTATCAAAGCACAAGTGTTCTTAATGAAACACTGTTGCATTTGGTGTAAAAAATCATTTAAGAAAAGCCAAGGGTCAAGTGCTCGACTAAAGCAAACGCTTTTCACtataatggtgacttcaaaaatgttcaataaaaaaatcaacattaatTACAGCTAAACCTCTGTTATTTCTCAGAAACAACTTATGAACGAAATAAAATCAGACTAGtctgtaataagtgaagctagtaaagctgtttttggagttgtttaatcatcctCTGCTCAGGTGATGGGAACGTTCAGGGAACGTTTGTactgaaaacttaaaaaagtaagttcaCCTTACTTTCGTAAAGTTAATCCAACTAAACTTTATAAGTTTAAACAACATTAATTTTGGCAACTTTATCAAACATACTTAACATACTTAAATTGAACATACTTAATATTGTGTGCAAATACAACTTAACTGAGTCAGTGGAAAAAAGATAACTCAAAAAGTTGAGAGAATTAATTTTTAGAATTTGCTTCTTTATATTGCAGGTAAAACCAAACACTGATACTAAATGTATcttataaagaaaataaatagagATTATATGAATCCTTTGATTGATGTCATGATGAGTGAAGTATAACAATTACTTGCATGATGTAAAGGATGAGCTATTTTGAATGTATATTCTTGCATgaatttataacatttaaaggtgTATAACATGTAAAAATAAGAGTATCTTATAAAATGGTAATCACTGTGGAAAACGTCTCACGTCCTGTTCTACAAACACACAGAGTCGTGAAAGGATCCAGTTCTGCTGGATCTGCTCACTGTTACACACAAGCAGCCCTGCAGGAGGAGACTGAAGACCTGCAGATCCCAGTAAAGAATGAAATACAGAGAGTCAAAGAGCAGCTCAAAACCagcatgaaaaaaaagtttgtgagATTATTTGAAGGAACCAAACTACAAGAGaatgaaaccctcctgaacaggatctacacacagctctacatcatagtgggagagagagaaggagtgaatgaagaacatgaggttttacagatggagaaatcAGCCACAATACAACACTCACAAGACACTCCAATCAactgcaatgacatctttaaagCCTTACCTGAACCAGGATGTGAGGAGAAACACCAGATCAAGACTGTTCTTACTAAAGGCATCGCTGGAATTGGAAAAACCatctctgtgcagaagttcattctTGACTGGGCTGAGGGAAAAGCCAATCTGGATGTGGATTTCATGTTTCTGCTTTCATTTCGAGAGCTGAACTTGATTCGAGATCATCAGTACAGTCTTCACAGACTTCTACTGGACTTTCATCCTGAACTTCAAGATCTGGACTCAAAGATTTATGAGGATTGTAAAGTTGTATTAATCTTGGATGGTCTTGATGAAAGCAGAATGACACTGATGTTTTCAGATGCTCAGAAAATTTCTGATGTGACTGAGACTTCATCTGTGGGTGTGTTGATGACAAACCTCATGAAAGGAGagctgcttccctctgctctcatctggatcacctccagaccagtagcagccaatcagatccctACGGAATACATCAACCGTCTGACAGAGAATTCAGGGATTCAACGAGCCCTCAGAAggaggaatatttcaggaagagaatcagtgacGAGCATCAAGCCAGCAGAATCATCTTACACATCAGAAGAGCAAGAAGCCTCCACATGATGTGCCACATACCtgtcttctgctggatctcatccACTGTGCCTTCAAAAGCTCCTGAAAGAAGATCCGAGTGCAGAAATTCCTCAAACTCTGACTGAAATGTACATCCACTTCCTGCTGATTCAGATCAACATGATGAATCAGAAATATGATGTGGAGAAGATCCAGAGAAACTCCTGCAGTTCCAACAGAGATGTGATTGTTGAAACTTGCTGAAAGTGGCTTTCAAACAGCTGAATGAAGGGCAATGTGATGTTCTATGAGGAGGACCTGAGAGAGAGCGGCATAGACATCACTGATGCCTCAGTGTATTCTGGGATTTGCACTGAGATCTTTAAGAAGGAATCAGTGATTCATCAGAGGAAAGGTCTACAGCTTTATTCATCTGAAGTATTCAGGAGTTTCTTGCTGCATTTTATGTGCCTTTTACCATTTTATCTAAATACAAACTATGTTGAGGGACATTGGAGAATTTAGTTGATGTAGTGCATAAATCTGCATTAAAAGCATAGTAGATA encodes the following:
- the LOC125257052 gene encoding protein NLRC3-like, which encodes MSLDEKTEGCSQSRRSPDPSCVSVRSDRSMHYPVDLSDKPPTTDPIVVKGSSSAGSAHCYTQAALQEETEDLQIPVKNEIQRVKEQLKTSMKKKFVRLFEGTKLQENETLLNRIYTQLYIIVGEREGVNEEHEVLQMEKSATIQHSQDTPINCNDIFKALPEPGCEEKHQIKTVLTKGIAGIGKTISVQKFILDWAEGKANLDVDFMFLLSFRELNLIRDHQYSLHRLLLDFHPELQDLDSKIYEDCKVVLILDGLDESRMTLMFSDAQKISDVTETSSVGVLMTNLMKGELLPSALIWITSRPVAANQIPTEYINRLTENSGIQRALRRRNISGRESVTSIKPAESSYTSEEQEAST